One Glutamicibacter mishrai genomic window carries:
- a CDS encoding acyl-CoA dehydrogenase family protein produces the protein MTVLSTQLPRVPYTGTADEAELAQWRETARKVADQLAADALERDRKNAQPFAEVQLLREAGLLNLLVPAQFGGAGAHWETAFEVVRILAAADGSISQLLAYHYVNQSGIAFYGAPETQAEWWQRTVEGGWLWGDSVNPVDPTLTLVPEGDGFRLNGAKRFSTGSGVGEVIVINAEVTEGERQGQVLAFVIPRDREGLEIVDDWDYLGQRLSASNSLKYHNVRIDAQDLLGEVTEEPVSTLLTPGIQLAFANFYLGIAQGALARGKQILLGRKNAWLFSQAETYSQDLIFQRTVGELKARTAAVAALTEKLGRKFDSLLAKSGDVTQPERAALAVDIAEAKVVSTEVGVEVANRIFEVTGSSSTANSVGLDLFWRNVRTHSLHDPVDYKKIEVGAYFLRGESQPLSLYT, from the coding sequence ATGACCGTACTGAGCACCCAGCTGCCGCGTGTACCATACACCGGCACCGCCGATGAAGCCGAACTCGCCCAATGGCGCGAGACAGCCCGGAAAGTCGCCGACCAGCTGGCCGCCGACGCCCTGGAACGCGACCGCAAAAATGCGCAGCCTTTCGCCGAAGTCCAGCTGCTTCGCGAGGCAGGCCTGCTGAACCTGCTGGTTCCAGCGCAATTCGGGGGAGCAGGAGCCCACTGGGAAACCGCTTTTGAAGTGGTCCGCATTCTGGCTGCAGCCGATGGCTCTATTTCCCAGCTGCTGGCCTACCACTACGTGAACCAGTCGGGCATCGCTTTTTACGGCGCACCGGAAACCCAAGCCGAATGGTGGCAGCGCACCGTGGAGGGCGGCTGGCTCTGGGGCGACTCGGTCAACCCGGTCGACCCGACGCTGACCCTGGTTCCGGAGGGCGATGGATTCCGGCTCAACGGCGCCAAGCGTTTCTCCACGGGCTCCGGCGTGGGCGAAGTGATTGTGATCAATGCCGAAGTCACCGAGGGTGAACGCCAAGGCCAGGTCCTGGCCTTTGTCATTCCACGTGACCGTGAAGGCCTGGAAATCGTCGATGACTGGGACTACCTTGGCCAGCGACTGAGCGCGTCGAACTCTCTGAAGTACCACAACGTGCGTATTGACGCGCAGGATCTGCTCGGCGAGGTCACCGAAGAACCAGTATCGACCCTGTTGACCCCGGGCATCCAGCTGGCGTTTGCCAACTTCTATCTGGGCATTGCCCAGGGCGCCTTGGCCCGTGGCAAGCAGATTCTGCTTGGCCGCAAGAACGCCTGGCTGTTCTCGCAGGCCGAGACCTACTCGCAGGATCTGATCTTCCAGCGCACCGTGGGCGAGCTCAAGGCACGCACCGCAGCTGTGGCGGCGTTGACCGAGAAGCTCGGCCGCAAATTTGATTCGCTGCTGGCCAAGAGCGGGGATGTCACCCAGCCCGAGCGCGCGGCGCTCGCCGTGGACATCGCAGAAGCCAAAGTGGTCTCCACCGAGGTTGGGGTCGAGGTGGCCAACCGGATTTTCGAAGTGACCGGATCATCCTCCACCGCCAATTCGGTGGGCCTGGATCTGTTCTGGCGCAATGTGCGCACCCACTCCCTGCATGACCCGGTGGACTACAAGAAGATCGAAGTCGGCGCCTACTTCCTGCGCGGGGAATCCCAGCCGCTATCGCTTTACACCTAA
- a CDS encoding LLM class flavin-dependent oxidoreductase, with the protein MSKRIHLNAFDMTCVSHQSPGLWRHPQNRADEYNTLEYWVDLAKTLERGGFDALFLADVLGIYDVYQNSSGPALLDADQVPLNDPFMQVSAMAAATKNLGFAVTSALTYEQPYALARKFSSLDHLTRGRIGWNVVTSYLESAARNLGMTRQLDHDARYDIADEFMDVVYKLWEGSWEEGAVLKDRERGVYTDPSKVHPINHHGEYFDVPGIHLSEPSIQRTPAIFQAGASSRGRRFGAQHAEGIFLNSINTAVTRRQTDAIRDEFELVGRPRDAAKIYALMTTVVADSDAQAEKLYREYQSYASREGAMTFYGGWSGLDLSQYAPDEELQYLETNAARSAVSIFTTANPQQKWTPNTIADYLKVGGIGPVLVGSAETVADEIERWVDESGLDGINLAYAITPGSFEQFTDLVVPELRKRGRTWARYEGNTLREYLTEPGTTRVAEHHPAAAYRGAYAGKASAADTKASQTPEAVLGAQ; encoded by the coding sequence ATGAGCAAGCGCATCCACCTGAACGCCTTTGACATGACCTGCGTCAGCCATCAAAGCCCGGGGCTCTGGCGGCATCCGCAGAATAGGGCCGATGAGTACAACACCCTTGAATACTGGGTTGATCTGGCCAAGACCCTGGAGCGCGGTGGATTCGACGCTTTGTTCCTCGCCGATGTGCTGGGCATCTATGACGTGTACCAGAACTCCAGCGGGCCAGCGCTGCTCGACGCCGACCAGGTGCCGCTGAATGATCCGTTCATGCAGGTTTCCGCCATGGCCGCGGCCACGAAAAATCTCGGCTTCGCGGTGACCAGCGCGCTGACCTACGAACAGCCCTACGCGTTGGCCCGGAAGTTCTCCTCGCTGGATCACCTCACCCGCGGGCGCATCGGATGGAATGTGGTGACCAGCTACCTGGAGTCGGCGGCCCGCAACCTGGGCATGACCCGGCAGCTGGATCACGATGCCCGCTATGACATCGCCGATGAATTCATGGACGTGGTTTACAAGCTCTGGGAAGGATCCTGGGAGGAAGGCGCGGTGCTCAAGGACCGCGAACGCGGTGTCTACACCGACCCTTCCAAGGTGCACCCGATCAACCACCACGGCGAGTACTTCGACGTGCCCGGCATCCACCTCTCTGAGCCCTCCATCCAGCGCACCCCGGCGATCTTCCAAGCCGGTGCCTCCTCCCGCGGCCGGCGCTTCGGCGCCCAGCACGCAGAAGGCATCTTCCTGAACTCGATCAACACCGCGGTCACCCGTCGACAGACCGACGCGATCCGCGATGAATTCGAACTGGTCGGCAGGCCCCGGGATGCGGCCAAGATCTACGCGCTGATGACTACCGTGGTGGCCGACTCCGATGCCCAAGCCGAGAAGCTCTACCGTGAATACCAGTCCTACGCTTCACGCGAGGGCGCCATGACCTTCTACGGCGGCTGGTCGGGCTTGGACCTGAGCCAGTACGCGCCGGATGAGGAACTGCAGTACCTGGAAACCAATGCGGCCCGCTCCGCGGTGTCGATTTTCACTACCGCGAACCCTCAGCAGAAGTGGACCCCGAACACCATTGCCGACTACCTCAAAGTGGGCGGCATCGGGCCGGTGCTCGTTGGCTCAGCGGAAACCGTGGCCGATGAAATCGAGCGCTGGGTTGATGAGTCCGGGCTGGACGGGATCAACCTGGCCTATGCCATCACTCCCGGTTCCTTCGAGCAGTTCACCGATCTGGTGGTCCCGGAGCTGCGCAAGCGCGGGCGGACCTGGGCAAGGTACGAAGGCAATACCCTGCGCGAATATCTGACCGAGCCTGGCACCACGAGGGTGGCTGAACACCACCCGGCAGCTGCCTACCGCGGAGCTTATGCGGGCAAGGCCTCGGCGGCCGATACGAAGGCAAGCCAAACCCCGGAAGCGGTACTGGGCGCGCAGTGA
- a CDS encoding ABC transporter permease, whose translation MSTAQTLAAPSAPTPESPTTGSAKKRGSFQASRLVAPGTLALILMVFSVLSPVFFTAGNLVGILGQVALLALVAIGLTLVVRAGGIDLSIGVALDLGALASAWLIHDGYRAWVAVAGGLLFALVVGLVNALLIVVLRIPAFLATLSVWFVGTSVQQLLTSGGAPIYLSAPLVPDGFAVIGRGYFLDIDAAIINAVSIAVVVALLLGITRYGRKLTMAGEQPSAAKISGLRINTLIASAYLLCAVIAGFAGVVLAARSNGYVPGSGQAYLMDAIGAVFIGATISRYGRVSVGGTLIGVVIFGLLDNGLNLIGLSFFWQDLARGLVLLAILLAAVVLGQSKGQSATGIFALLRTAKRQALTTTAKGRSN comes from the coding sequence ATGAGTACCGCTCAAACTCTTGCCGCGCCCTCGGCGCCGACCCCTGAATCCCCAACCACCGGAAGCGCCAAAAAGCGCGGCTCCTTCCAGGCATCGCGGTTGGTGGCTCCTGGAACCCTGGCCCTGATCCTCATGGTGTTCTCGGTGCTCAGCCCGGTGTTCTTCACGGCGGGAAACCTCGTGGGAATCCTGGGGCAGGTAGCGCTCCTGGCGTTGGTTGCCATTGGCCTGACCCTGGTGGTGCGGGCCGGCGGCATTGACCTGTCGATTGGCGTGGCCCTCGACTTGGGTGCCTTGGCCAGCGCCTGGCTGATCCACGACGGGTATCGTGCGTGGGTGGCTGTGGCCGGTGGATTGCTTTTCGCCCTGGTCGTGGGGCTGGTGAATGCGCTGTTGATCGTGGTTCTGCGGATCCCTGCCTTTCTGGCCACCTTGAGTGTCTGGTTTGTCGGCACCAGCGTGCAGCAGCTGCTGACCAGCGGCGGCGCGCCGATCTACCTTTCAGCGCCACTGGTGCCCGATGGTTTTGCCGTGATCGGGCGCGGCTACTTCCTGGACATCGATGCCGCCATCATCAACGCGGTATCCATTGCCGTGGTAGTGGCTCTGCTTCTTGGCATCACCCGTTATGGGCGCAAGCTGACCATGGCCGGCGAACAGCCCAGCGCGGCGAAGATCTCGGGCCTGCGGATCAATACGCTGATTGCCAGCGCGTACCTGCTGTGCGCGGTCATCGCCGGATTCGCCGGAGTGGTGCTGGCCGCACGCTCCAACGGCTATGTTCCGGGCAGCGGCCAGGCCTACCTGATGGATGCCATCGGAGCGGTCTTCATCGGGGCAACCATCAGCCGCTACGGACGGGTGTCCGTGGGCGGAACGCTGATCGGCGTGGTGATCTTCGGCCTGCTGGATAACGGGCTGAACCTGATCGGCCTGTCCTTCTTCTGGCAGGACCTGGCTCGCGGCCTGGTGCTGCTGGCGATCCTGCTCGCCGCCGTGGTGCTCGGGCAGTCCAAGGGCCAATCGGCAACCGGCATTTTCGCGCTACTGCGCACGGCAAAGCGCCAAGCACTGACCACCACCGCAAAGGGAAGAAGCAACTAA
- a CDS encoding ABC transporter permease has translation MSTAIATVNDAPARSARGKKPSLAAWIGYAGITAVLLLFVFGSPFFLTASNIATILTQASVFGIAGVGLAIVIIAGGDDVLNGGIDLSTGAVAGLSGTVTALAAATGTPGLLAVLYGVLVATAIGVINGISVTLGLRPLLATLATMGVAASLELVFSQNLKIAVSGGFFEAARGSVFLGIPLAAWLLIIIGAAGWWVYGKTSWGVNSYAVGQNPTAAQVAGLDPRKYRLASYVLSSALAGLAGTLLVARLSAAVPGIGTQILLDIILVAYMSMIFSRRRLVSVVGTVLAAVFVAALDNGLTLLGVASQWVGAAKGLLILLVLASVTLRGRKNR, from the coding sequence ATGAGCACCGCCATTGCCACCGTCAACGACGCACCGGCGCGCAGCGCACGCGGCAAGAAGCCGAGCCTGGCCGCCTGGATCGGCTATGCCGGCATCACCGCGGTACTGCTGCTCTTCGTTTTCGGCTCGCCATTTTTCCTGACGGCATCGAATATCGCCACCATCTTGACCCAGGCTTCGGTCTTCGGCATTGCCGGGGTGGGCCTCGCGATCGTGATCATCGCTGGCGGCGATGATGTCCTGAACGGCGGCATCGACCTGTCCACCGGCGCGGTGGCAGGACTCTCCGGCACCGTGACCGCGCTGGCTGCCGCCACCGGCACTCCGGGGTTGCTTGCGGTGCTCTACGGAGTGCTGGTGGCTACCGCGATCGGCGTGATCAACGGGATCTCGGTGACCCTGGGCCTGCGCCCGCTGCTGGCAACCTTGGCCACCATGGGCGTGGCCGCTTCGCTGGAACTGGTCTTCAGTCAGAACCTGAAGATCGCCGTGTCCGGCGGCTTCTTCGAGGCTGCCCGGGGCAGTGTTTTCCTCGGGATCCCGCTGGCGGCCTGGCTGCTGATCATCATCGGGGCCGCCGGCTGGTGGGTTTATGGCAAGACCAGCTGGGGTGTGAATTCCTATGCTGTCGGCCAGAACCCTACCGCCGCCCAGGTGGCCGGGCTGGATCCCCGCAAATACCGGCTGGCCAGCTATGTGCTCAGTTCGGCCTTGGCGGGCCTGGCTGGGACGCTCTTGGTGGCAAGGCTCTCGGCTGCGGTTCCCGGCATCGGAACGCAGATCCTGCTGGACATCATCCTGGTGGCCTATATGTCCATGATCTTCTCCCGCCGGCGACTGGTCAGCGTTGTCGGCACCGTACTGGCCGCAGTGTTCGTCGCCGCCCTGGATAACGGGCTGACCCTGCTCGGCGTTGCCAGCCAGTGGGTGGGCGCAGCCAAGGGCCTGCTGATCTTGCTGGTTCTGGCCAGCGTGACCCTGCGCGGAAGGAAGAACCGATGA